A stretch of DNA from Xyrauchen texanus isolate HMW12.3.18 chromosome 36, RBS_HiC_50CHRs, whole genome shotgun sequence:
TGGCTttgctgaagcagttctgtaaggaagaatggtccaaattcCTTCAGAGCgatgtgcaggtctaatccacagcttcCGGAAACaattggttgaggttattgctgtcaaaggaggatcaaccagttatttaATCCAAGTGTTCTCTTTTTCTTGTGAATGTTTGTGACATTTTCAGTAAAGACATGacagattataattgtgtgtcgttatttgtgactttgatgaaataGTCACATTTTATGTGAAAATCCGCTAATTCTAAAGGgttcaaatatattttgtgtggGTGTTTACTGTACATACAGTTTACAGATAAAAAGCCTACAGTGGAATTTTGTTCCCCAAATTTGAGTTTATTTGTTGCCTGATCTTCTGCCATTACTTGCACACAATATATCAACCTCAGAGGCTTCAATTTAATCCAATGGATAAAAAAATCATCCATCCACCCTTTCGTTAGTTAACTGTAATCTgtggtgtgtgtatatagtacaattattaatttttattggCCCTTTTATCCAAATCCACTCGACAATGTCAGACCCCAATTTTCTACAGTTGGGGTTATATTTAATTGGAGTCAACCAGATGTACCTTTTGATCAAGGGATACCGCCATAGTTCCACCACTTGAGTTGGACCTCTGAATCTCGCAATTTGGCCCTCCTCATGAAGCCCACCCTCTATTTTAAGATCAGTCCACTTCCCCCTCCCCTTTCCAGAACCAAGACCACAAACAAATTTTGCTTCAGGGATTACAATAAAGATTTTGAACCAAAGTCACTGAAATGACAAAAAGCAACTTATCTTACTTTACATTAGACATGACATCGATGTATGCCTTCTGCGAATGGGTAGGGGATGTCTTCATGTGGTGCCCCTCCCTTTTCAGTCACCCTCTTTTTTCATCCAGGGAGTGTTGGCGGGGCCGGCAGAATGCAAAGCCATCCGGTCGCCCCAGCGGATCTAGCTGCATGTGGATCGAATCAGAAATATCCACTAATTGACTATTTACTGGGCTCCAGAAAGGCCATAATGGACTTGATATTAAATCTCCTCCAAGTATTTAAAGCTTGCTTCTGAGTGCTCTTTAGAGCTGGTTCCAGCTTTTACAAGGAGGGGTGAAATTGCAATGCACAGAATAGCTTCTGGGTCAGAGAGTGCCTAGCCAAGGCAGTTCTCAGATGGGATTTAGGGATGACAGTGGGAAGCTGCAAGTGGAGGGCAGGGGAGAGCTACAGCCACATCTCCTCCAATGAGTTCCAGATGCCTCGCAAGTCCCAACTTCTATAGATACTACAAGCTAGAGTATTCTATGTGAGGCTTAAGCCTAGCTCTCTTTTAATGGAGATAGACTGCTTTTCATGTGGAAAGTTAAATCGCACAAATCGTATAGGTCCAGTTTGTCTTTTTATGTGCTACCAAAGCCTTGGTTTTAAAAAAGAGGTTTGATCAGATGACAATAAGGGTTCTTTTTAAGTGATCCTAGATTTATCAGATGGGATTTAGTAAGGGAGTGTGTTTCAgttttaaaagcatattaaaatACCACATGGCACTTCCTGTATTTCAACTAGCTCACAAACAACTGCATGACATTAAAGTTATGTATAATGCAATGATATTTACTTTTTTGCACATGTGTCTTATGATTCTATTGGTACTTTATGGAATACTTTCTTGCACTGTCTTTTACTTGTGTAAATCAAAATGTTTCAAAGAGCCAGAATCTCTTATGTTCTCATTCTCTTCCCTCCCCTTAGATGTGGTTGTTTCCATATCAGAAGTCCAGTTCTACTTCAGAATCAATAACCAAGGACTTATTCtgaggaattacattttttgtcatttttattttgatcaaAAGTAAATAAGACGCTATGTTTTACCTTTTGTTCCTAGGAACCAGCACATCTTTATACAAATTaactaaaaaacatttgtttcaaTTTGTTTAATAAATTGTTCAATTTATGAATCATACTTGAAAATGTATTGATCTGCATTTAGATACTCTTATTCAGAGGGATTAAAAAAGTGCTTTAGTTTTCATAtgtgcatatttattttttattattattaagagctATCTTATATGATGATCACAATTATTAAACTTTAGTATTTGGTCTGtgtaaaagaaagaagaaaaaaaaggcacTCATAGTGTATCCCTAATTCCCAAAAGTGAATGACCTATTCTTTCTTAAGAccataaatattatgttttttaattaaatgttaatgaTAGGTATTCATCTCTAATCTGCACATTaaaatgattataatataatcaaCATTCAGGAATTTTCAGTTCGATGGACACGGTGGGTTAGTGTCATCTGTAAAATTGTTCCTGCTCTCTGGAGTTGATTATGAGTATCAGCATTGCAATCACATTTCAATAACACATTTCCAAATATCATGTGTTACTGAACACATATCGCTACcttatttttattacagaaaACAGACTGAGCACAGCTGTAGGCTGAAGATCCCAAACTTCTGCTTTCCGTTTTTTTATCTCCCATGGTTAGTGGTTTTACTTATTATTTGGAATCGTAATGGCATATACTTCACATGTGATGTGCCACACTATTGAAAGGTTGCTGTACTTTCATGTGCTTTGTATACTGTTCAAACAGGAGATCTTGGATACACTGCTTCATAATGAACTCATCACGAGAGACCACAAAAGCTACCGTTTATTTAACCGGTGTGCCAAATTTCTTTTTATAAATACCCATGGAGATGATTTGTTAGATGCTtactttgtaatttttttcagaACCATATGCTCCCTTAACACATCctgtttttcttcattaaaactaCTGGCCTACCAGTGATACCCTTTGTGATCATCTTTGAATTTGCCTTATGGATGCATAggctgttttacattttcaatcttGTAAGGATCTTCCAACCAAGCCAGTTGAGTTTTTTTGGACTTCAGTGGAGTTCTCTGTACCATTCTTCTATCCACTTGGCTTAATGATCATTCTTAAAGCATCCATCTGGTTGCAAGGAACTTCTCTGATATTCCATTGCAGTAATTGCACACGTTTGGACTATGCTCAAACCCTTCTCTTCCAGCCCATACAGTTCAGCTGACCTTACACAGAGGCATGGTCTGATAAATATGTAATTGCACAGGAGCACATCCAACACTACTGTACTGAAAATGTCCAAGATATATTTGAGACAGCATTCATTTGAGCTAACTGCAGATTGTTTgatttccaggtattatagagcAGCTGCAAgtctagtgtatgtgtgtatgtatatataatttgatTATGGCAGAGGGTCAGATATTTTAATACATAATCGCTTCATAGATGTGATTGCAAAGATATATTCATTACATTAGCAATACTTAAAATGGAAAAGACCTTTTTCTATTTAGAAATCGTATGTATTCTGTGAACATCCTGCAAAACAATCTTTTGGCTTAGCACAGGTTTTACACACTCTTAACATGTCAAGAGGTAGAAAGAAGCTTCAGTAATTTTGTTACGGTTAACTAAAAACTAAACTTCCCACTATAATCTGGCACTGACATGATTCAGACCCAATACACTAAGggcacatccacactaatctgtttaagtttgaaaactctgttttcagttaTCTAACATCATTGTTTTTAAGTAAGTACCGCATGTGGTTGAggagagcatttttgaaagtCTCCATTTTTCAGTGGAGGAAGATGCCATCCtatagtgtggatgagaggtgtaaatgtagtaaaatcaatgcattttcaaaatgtaacaagttagtgtggacatggcctaaaagTCCCATGATTTCAATTGGCACACATATTTTGTGCTTAATACACAAAGCTGGCACTGAAAAGTTTCATATATCTTAATGTCGACGCCTGCACATTTAACTGCAACTatctcaaattaaaataaatacacaatgccACACATTGTGGCCATCCTATACTACAAGGCTAAATAGATGTATGGCTTTTGTTTTACAATGTAGCATCATGGCTGCATAGAAAATAATCTCATTCAGTTGTTGTTCAGAAAGGAAGAGGATTATCTTTGTTGTAGGCTGTGGGTTAAATGATGATGTGGATTACTCCTTAGCTGTCAGTCCAATGAGGCCCAACACTGCTTAGGCCCATTTGGTACTGATAGGTTGGTTCTCGTGTTGAAGAAGGGCTATTGGTTGGATAGGCTATGAAATCCCTTTGTGAACACAATGGTGAACCAGGTTTCCTATGAAACGGGGAGAAATGTACAGCTCTTTCATGGGAGGTGGGGCCGGAGGGGGAGGATGATGATGGTGTGGGTGGCAGTGCCCGCTGTGGGGTGAAAGTGACTTGGTCAGGATGTGCTTGATGTGAACGCTGCATGGACAGAGAGTTGTGAGGAACCACAGAGGCAGCAGTGGGTGTGCTATTGAAGTGAGCTGTGAAGGGTTGGTATGGCATTGCCTCCATAGTCTGCATGCCATAGCGTGGGTATGGTTGCACTGATGCCCACATATTGCAGTTCAGCGAGGGGGCTGGTAGGTCATCTGTACCCACGGTGCTCCCTGCCTCTTCCTCCATTCCTCCATACATGCATGTCTCTCTAGAACCCAAAGTCTCACTGCAGTATGGATGGGACAGAAGGGGTGGCTCGTAGGATGGAGGAGAGCGGAAATAATGCTCCTCTGAAACTGCAGAGGCTGTTGTGTCCAGGTAGGGACGTTTACATCCTAGCTCCAAGTGTCTTGTGTTTTCTAAAAGAGAAGAAAATATCTGGGTTAACAACAGTTTggaaatacattcaaataaaaatttcGCTTCAAATATTCCAAAAAAGAAAAGCTAAGATCTTTACTTCTagataaacaaacagatattaaTATATATAGTTTGCCACTACACTATACCTCTGTGCTTGAAACAGTGGTAAATGAGGCTGGATTCTCTACTAGAATGTAACGAATTGGAAAGAGCTTCCTGGGAATCAGAGTCTGGCAGGGGAACACCACTGTCATATTGGTAGTGAGAAACCACCTGTGGGTGGCTACTCAGCACACCTGTGCACAGTTTTCCAGACAGATGGCTGTGTGATGAGATAAGCCGCTGTCGAACCATGTTCTTAGAAATCATAGGGTAATCTTTCCTAGGAAAAGGGACACTTAATCAGTAAAATATCCATATTGTGCATTacgtattatattttataaaataatcctACCCTGGAAGTCTGGACACACGCAAATCACCCTCATCGCTGCCACGGAAACCTTTGGCAAAAGGATTGTTCTCAATTTTTAACTGGGTGATCTATAAAGAAAGATACAAATTAGCATTTGTATAGGTTTGGGAAAATATTTCAAGTGTATTGTATTGTGCGCCTCACTATGATAAGGGTTCTCGTGGTACCTTATGGTTCTGATAGGATGTAACAGAGATGAAAGCTGTCTCATGGAAGACATGAGTGCAGTAGGCTGTGTTC
This window harbors:
- the LOC127630009 gene encoding T-box transcription factor TBX4-like, whose product is MLQEKALTVADEGLTVAQSGGHPELASDSSDLGLPTAPIIPQNTEPDQNIENIKVVLHDRDLWKKFHEAGTEMIITKAGRRMFPSYKVKVTGMNPKTKYILLTDIVPADDHRYKFCDNKWMVAGKAEPAMPGRLYVHPDSPATGAHWMRQLVSFQKLKLTNNHLDPFGHIILNSMHKYQPRLHIVKADENNAFGSKNTAYCTHVFHETAFISVTSYQNHKITQLKIENNPFAKGFRGSDEGDLRVSRLPGKDYPMISKNMVRQRLISSHSHLSGKLCTGVLSSHPQVVSHYQYDSGVPLPDSDSQEALSNSLHSSRESSLIYHCFKHRENTRHLELGCKRPYLDTTASAVSEEHYFRSPPSYEPPLLSHPYCSETLGSRETCMYGGMEEEAGSTVGTDDLPAPSLNCNMWASVQPYPRYGMQTMEAMPYQPFTAHFNSTPTAASVVPHNSLSMQRSHQAHPDQVTFTPQRALPPTPSSSSPSGPTSHERAVHFSPFHRKPGSPLCSQRDFIAYPTNSPSSTREPTYQYQMGLSSVGPHWTDS